In Silene latifolia isolate original U9 population chromosome X, ASM4854445v1, whole genome shotgun sequence, the following proteins share a genomic window:
- the LOC141623235 gene encoding uncharacterized protein LOC141623235 isoform X1 — protein sequence MSIVLQNPLSNLSHQIKFHFSTNTDFNSSKSPKFSNIQYPFQLFRFNNKYPFHNNLYLSHNHHYLIKAFDSSFTTIEENETTSSKLSTFDHFLSLMESICVVSSMVISVGCVVNWVFLKQHYNGLVLLGNRVVLWLLVGAVVAGSIIRRRQWRRVCGLDSRSKPGFKNGNVIVRIENLEESMKSVGTIIRMLSRKLEKLGIRFRVTRKSIKDPIAETAALAQKNSEATRALALQEDMLEREIAEVQKVLLAMQDQQEKQLELILAIAKSGERYLKTSEPSIEEPV from the exons ATGTCAATTGTTCTTCAAAATCCCTTATCCAATTTATCCCATCAAATTAAATTCCACTTCTCAACTAACACCGATTTCAATTCTTCTAAATCCCCCAAATTTTCCAACATTCAATACCCTTTTCAACTATTCAGATTCAATAAtaaatacccatttcacaataaCCTGTATTTATCACATAATCATCACTATTTAATTAAAGCTTTTGATTCTTCCTTCACTACCATTGAAGAAAATGAAACTACTTCATCAAAGTTGTCAACTTTTGATCATTTTCTATCATTAATGGAGTCAATTTGTGTCGTCTCTTCAATGGTGATTTCAGTTGGTTGTGTTGTTAATTGGGTTTTCCTTAAGCAGCATTATAATGGGTTGGTGTTGTTGGGTAACAGGGTTGTGTTGTGGTTATTGGTAGGCGCAGTGGTGGCTGGTTctatcattcgaaggcggcaatgGAGGCGGGTTTGTGGGCTGGATTCGAGGTCGAAACCCGGATTTAAGAATGGGAATGTAATTGTGAGGATTGAGAATTTGGAGGAGAGTATGAAAAGTGTTGGTACCATTATTAGGATGTTGTCTAGGAAGCTTGAGAAGTTAGGGATTCGGTTTCGGGTTACTAGGAAGTCTATAAAGGATCCCATTGCTGAG ACTGCAGCTTTGGCTCAGAAAAATTCTGAAGCCACTCGTGCTTTAGCACTGCAAGAAGACATGCTCGAAAGGGAGATAGCTGAGGTCCAAAAGGTGTTGCTTGCCATGCAG GACCAGCAAGAGAAACAACTTGAGCTCATTCTTGCAATTGCCAAGAGTGGGGAGCGCTACTTAAAAACAAGCGAGCCCTCAATCGAGGAGCCAGTGTGA
- the LOC141623235 gene encoding uncharacterized protein LOC141623235 isoform X2 — protein MNLKRRLAKRVRPRQILTAALAQKNSEATRALALQEDMLEREIAEVQKVLLAMQDQQEKQLELILAIAKSGERYLKTSEPSIEEPV, from the exons ATGAATCTGAAGAGAAGACTGGCTAAAAGAGTTCGGCCAAGGCAAATTCTG ACTGCAGCTTTGGCTCAGAAAAATTCTGAAGCCACTCGTGCTTTAGCACTGCAAGAAGACATGCTCGAAAGGGAGATAGCTGAGGTCCAAAAGGTGTTGCTTGCCATGCAG GACCAGCAAGAGAAACAACTTGAGCTCATTCTTGCAATTGCCAAGAGTGGGGAGCGCTACTTAAAAACAAGCGAGCCCTCAATCGAGGAGCCAGTGTGA